CGTGCTGGGCATCGCCGGCGGCGCCTCGAGCCTGCTGGCGAGTGCCCAGCCCAGCCCGTTGTCGCTGGCGGAGCAAGTGAACGGCTTCGAACGCGCCCTGATCGAACAGGAACTGCGCGCATATGCGGGCAACGTCAGCGAAGTGAGCACGGTGCTCGGATTGCCGAAACAAACCTTGTATCACAAGATGCAGAAGTACAACCTGGTGGCGGAAGAATTCCGCTAGGCGTCTGGAGAGAGGCGAAGCGATTCAAAAAAGCAACAAAATATTGCCGAATGGTATATATTGTTTCTTTTTGATAATTTTTAAAGCCAATGAAAAAACCTGCTTTCCTCTTTTCCCTGTTGCTCTGCAGCGCCAGTTTTGCCCAGGATACCGCCACCACCGAAGCACCCGCCGCCGAAGCGGCCAGCGCGCCAGCGGCGCCGGCAACATCGGCCATCAGCCGCCTGCGCCTGTTCGGCCAGAATGGCGCCACGGCCTTCCTGTACCGCGACAGCAGCTGCATCCGCGGCATGTTCAGCGATGGCGTGGAAAAGGCCAGTGGCGGCATGAGTTCCGCCTTCGGTTCCCTGATTGGCAGTGTCAGCAATACCAGCCTGGGCATCCCGGAAACGGAAACGTCGAAAAACCTGTCGCGCAAGGATGGGATTTTCTCGAAAGCCTATTTCCGCGAATACGAAGTTCCAGCCGACAAGCCAAGCAGCCTGCGTATCGGCTTCCAGGACGTTTCGCCATTTTATGTGGTCAACGGCATCAACTATGAAACCGTCTCGCCCAGCTGCAGTGGCGACATCACCTTCACGCCGCGCGCGGGCGAAGATTACGAAGCGGCGTTCTCGTGGGAAGGCAAGCGCTGCAGCATCAGCATCAACCGGGTGATCGCCAAGGACGGCAAGACGGAACTGGTGCCTGTGCCCATCACGCGCGCCCCAAGCTGCTAAGCAACATCAGGCGGCCCGACGAATCCCGTGCGCAAGGGCGTGACCCAGTCGGGCCGGCCGTTGGCCAGCGCCAGCCGGGCCGCCGTTTCCCAGTCGTACGCGACGGCGTGAAAGTGCGCCGTCCAGGCGCCATCGGCGCCCTGTTCCGCGATGGCATAGCGCGCGTGCGGCGTGCCGTTTTCCATCACGTGCGGATAGCCGTGGTCGTCGTCGTAGGCCTGCAAGCCCACGCTGCCCGGATTGACGATCAGCCGTCCATCGGCCAGGCGCACCTGGCGCGGCATGTGCGTGTGGCCGCACAGGATCAAGGCCGCATCGGCCTCGCCGGCCCGTTCGGCCACCTCCTGCGGCGTGGCGGCGCGGCTGCCTTGCGGCGTGACGCTGTCGAGAAAATACACGAGATCGCTTGCCGGCGTGCCATGCACGAGCAGCACGTCTTTGCGCAGGCGCAAGGTGGCGGGCAGCGCCGCGATCCAGTCCAGTTGCTCGGGTAATAGTTGCGCGCGCGCAAAAGCGTCGGACACGCCCATGCGGGCCGGGTCGCCGAACAATTGGCGCTCGTGGTTGCCGCGGATGGTGGGCAAGCCGAGCCCCATCAGGCGCGCCGCCGTGGCGCGCGGCTGCAGATGGCCCGAGACGATATCGCCCAGATTGACGGTCACGTCCACGTCACGCCGGGCGATGTCGTCCAGCACGGCCTCCAGCGCATCGAGGTTGCCGTGGATATCGGAAATGGCGGCGATTCTCATGTTCCCTCCTGTGCGCCCCATTCTGCGCGCGTCAGACGATACAGGCAATGGGTGCGCAATGCGTGTCCTGGCGGCAGGGCCGGATGCTCGAAGGTAGCAGCATCGCGACGCATGCCCAGGCGCGCCATCAGGGTGCTCGAGCGCACGTTGGGCAAGGCCGTGAACGAGACGATCTCCGGCAGTTGCAAACGCTCGAAACCAACCTGCAGGGCGGCGTGCGCCGCTTCCTGCGCGTAACCTTGTCCCCAGTAATCGAACGCCAGACGCCAGCCGATTTCCACGCATGGCGAGCACGGCAATTGCGCGTCGGGGCTATGCAGCCCCGTCATGCCGATGAAGGCATTGTTTTCACGCAAGGTTACCGCCCATAAACCCCAGCCCCGCCCGGCGATCAATCCGCTGCAGCGCCGCGCCATGGCGTCGCTGGCGTTGCGCGACAGGGCCGTCGGGAAATATGCCGTCACGCGGGGATCGGCATTCAGCGCCGCGAACGGCGCCAAGTCGCTGTCGCGCCATTGGCGCAGCAGCAAACGCGGTGTCGCCAGCTCGATGATTGCTTGCATCGTTTTCCTCTCCTCTAACCAGGACTTACATGTGGTAGGACAAATCCGACGGTAATTTGCGCCGTGCGGCTACGTAATTCAAAAGTAACAATTGCTACCATTTCCTCATTGCACTGTTGCCCAAAACGTCGCGACAGTTTTCACTTTATTTTGAGGAGTTACCCCATGTCTGTCATGTCCGTGTCCACCCGCCTGTCCCCACCACGCCCGCACCACCTCGCCTTGCGCGGCGCCATGATGCTGGGCGTGCTGGGCATTGCCACGGCGGCCGCCACTGCACGGGCCGAGCCATCGCCCACGCTGGACCGTGTCAGCATCTCGGTGGGGGCGTTTTCCGCCGATCCGCGCATCAATATCGGCGCCGACACGCAATTTGGCCGCATCGACGCGCCCGAATCGAAGCAAAGCCATACGACCATCCCGCGCATCAAGGCGGACTTGCTGATCGGTGACCGCCATGGCCTGGCATTCGACTACTACCGCTACGACAAATCCTACACGCCAAGCCTGACGGGCGAGACCATCATCAATGGCCAGCCCGTCACGGGAACGGCCACGGCAAATGCCGATCTGAAGCTGGACCTGGCCAAGCTGGCCTATAAATGGTGGCTCGGCAGCGGCAACGACACCTTGGGCATCGGTCTGGGCGCC
This window of the Janthinobacterium agaricidamnosum genome carries:
- a CDS encoding metallophosphoesterase family protein, which encodes MRIAAISDIHGNLDALEAVLDDIARRDVDVTVNLGDIVSGHLQPRATAARLMGLGLPTIRGNHERQLFGDPARMGVSDAFARAQLLPEQLDWIAALPATLRLRKDVLLVHGTPASDLVYFLDSVTPQGSRAATPQEVAERAGEADAALILCGHTHMPRQVRLADGRLIVNPGSVGLQAYDDDHGYPHVMENGTPHARYAIAEQGADGAWTAHFHAVAYDWETAARLALANGRPDWVTPLRTGFVGPPDVA
- a CDS encoding GNAT family N-acetyltransferase, with protein sequence MQAIIELATPRLLLRQWRDSDLAPFAALNADPRVTAYFPTALSRNASDAMARRCSGLIAGRGWGLWAVTLRENNAFIGMTGLHSPDAQLPCSPCVEIGWRLAFDYWGQGYAQEAAHAALQVGFERLQLPEIVSFTALPNVRSSTLMARLGMRRDAATFEHPALPPGHALRTHCLYRLTRAEWGAQEGT